The Corallococcus soli region GGGCCGAGCCCCTGCTCAGGAACGCCCGCCGCACGGTTGACGACGTTGTCGCCGCGACGGCGGGTCGGTTCGTGCCCTTCGGGGGAGTCCCGCTACTCCGCGCAGGTGGCGGCGTCGTCCGTCGGGTGCAGCGTGGCGATGCCGTAGGTGCCGTTGCGCGTGCCGCACCAGATGCGCCAGTTGCCGCCCCCGATGTCCGGCGCCGAGTACACGCCGCCTTCCTTCTTCGCTCCACCCCGGGCACAGCAGTGGGCGAAGGCGCGCGTCCCGATGGCGGCGATGGAGACCGCGTCCTGCGTCGAGGAGAAGCCCCCGAGCCGCTTCACCCCGCAGGACCAGGGGGCGTTGCCCCGGAAGCGGATCAGGTACTGCTCACCGCGCAGGGCTTCCTCTCCCTTGCCGGGGCCCTGGTAGCAGAGCTTTCCCTCCGCCTCGAGCTGCGCGTAGCGCGGCAGGAAGTGCAGCCCGCCAATGGGCCCGCGCTGCCAGTCATCCCCGCAGAAGATGTGGGTGAAGGCGTTGCGCGGGCCGGTGCTCACCCAGAGGCTCGTGAGCCATTCGAGGTTCGCCTGCCGCGAGCCCGCTCCCGGCCGGCCCGCCGCGGAGAGCGCCCGCTGCACGCGGGCGTCGTCATAGTGCTTCGCGAAGAAGCGCTGCACGTCCGCCGCGCTCACGCTCGCATCGGGACGCGCGGGGCACAGATCCAGCACCTCGCGGTCCAGCGCGGACAGCGCGGGGGCCTTGGCGAAGAGGGGCGTGTTCTCGCAGGTGGTCGCGCAGGCCGGTGCCCCGTCCTTGCCGGGCACCGGAGGGGGCGCGAGCGCCTGGCTCGCGGGCGCGCGGACGATGACCTCATCGCCTGGGGCTTCCAGCGCGGAGTCCTTGCCTCCCGCGAGCCCGGACTCGGTCGCCGCGATGCCCGGGGTCGTCACGTCGGACAGGGCGCCACCGCCGCGGGCCGCCTGCTGCTGCCGCGTGTTCGCGTGGTCCGCCCTCACGAGGGCGTCCGTGTCCGGGGCCTTCTGGATGGCCTCCGTGGGGGTGCCATCACACAGCACCCAGCCTTCGACCTTGGGGCCCTGGAGCTTGCACCACGCGCGCGCCGGGCCCCCCTTCTTCACGAGCGGATAGGTCACCCCCGGTTCGACGGCGAAGACGACCGTGGAGGACTCCGGCTGCTCCACGGCGTCCACGCGCTCGTCGGAGACGAAGACTCCACCCCCGGCCCAGACGGCGGGGGCCACGGAGAGGGCCAGGAAGAAGCAGGCGAGCGACCCGGGAAGGCGCATGGTGCGCCAGACTCTAACAGGAGCGCCCGGGGAGCGCTGATCCCCGGTTGCGCCCGCCGCCCGGCCGGAGAATAACGACGCCCGATATGAAACTGATGAATTTCCGAGGCCGCTGGGTGCTCATCACTGGCGCGTCGTCCGGCCTGGGGCTGGAGATGGCCCGCCTGCTCGCGAAGGAGCACGGCGCCCACATCATCGCCGTGGCACGCCGGGAGGACCGGCTGCTCGCGCTCAAGGCGGAGCTGGAGGGCGCGCACGGCGTGCAGGTGCTGCCCCTCACCGCGGACCTCACGAAGCCCGGTGAGGCCGAGCGCGTGCATGCCGCCGCCGTGGAGACGCGCGCCGTGGACGGCGTCATCCTCAACGCGGGCGTCACCTTCTTCGGCCACGTGCTGGAGCAGCCGCCCGAGTCCTTCGCCACGATGCTCGCCACCAACGTCACCAGCGTGGTGCGGATGTCCCAGCTCTTCGCGGCGGACTTCGTCAAACGCGGAGGGCAGGGGTCGCTGATGCTCGTCGCCAGCACGGCGGGCTTCGCGCCGCTGCCGTACCAGACGACCTACGCGGCGACGAAGGCGTTCGTCATCAGCTTCGGGCGGGGCATGGCCCAGGAGCTGCGCAAGGCGGGCGTGTCCATCACCGTCTTCGCGCCGGGCGGCATCGCCACGGAGATGCTGTCGCTGTCGGGCCTGGACCGGAAGTTCAAGGCGGGCGACCTGGGCATCATGTCCGCGGAGGCCTGCGCGCGCATCGCCGTGGACGCGATGGTGCACCGTCGCGAGCTGGCCGTGCCCGGGGTCCTCAACCGCTTCCTCGCCATGACGATGAAGCTGCTGCCCCACGGCTTCATGGCCCAGCGGGCCGCCGCGCTGTACGAGGGCGGGCTCCCGAAGGAGCCTCCCGTCCCCTGAAGCCGTCACGTCCCGGGGCTTCGTGAGCCCCGGGCGGAGGCTCCCCGGCTCAGGCCAGCTTCACCCGCGCCACCTTCAGCTTGCCCACCTGCACGGTGTACTCGCCGGCCCCGAGCTCCGCCTTGGGGTCGACGA contains the following coding sequences:
- a CDS encoding EndoU domain-containing protein, giving the protein MRLPGSLACFFLALSVAPAVWAGGGVFVSDERVDAVEQPESSTVVFAVEPGVTYPLVKKGGPARAWCKLQGPKVEGWVLCDGTPTEAIQKAPDTDALVRADHANTRQQQAARGGGALSDVTTPGIAATESGLAGGKDSALEAPGDEVIVRAPASQALAPPPVPGKDGAPACATTCENTPLFAKAPALSALDREVLDLCPARPDASVSAADVQRFFAKHYDDARVQRALSAAGRPGAGSRQANLEWLTSLWVSTGPRNAFTHIFCGDDWQRGPIGGLHFLPRYAQLEAEGKLCYQGPGKGEEALRGEQYLIRFRGNAPWSCGVKRLGGFSSTQDAVSIAAIGTRAFAHCCARGGAKKEGGVYSAPDIGGGNWRIWCGTRNGTYGIATLHPTDDAATCAE
- a CDS encoding SDR family NAD(P)-dependent oxidoreductase, which encodes MKLMNFRGRWVLITGASSGLGLEMARLLAKEHGAHIIAVARREDRLLALKAELEGAHGVQVLPLTADLTKPGEAERVHAAAVETRAVDGVILNAGVTFFGHVLEQPPESFATMLATNVTSVVRMSQLFAADFVKRGGQGSLMLVASTAGFAPLPYQTTYAATKAFVISFGRGMAQELRKAGVSITVFAPGGIATEMLSLSGLDRKFKAGDLGIMSAEACARIAVDAMVHRRELAVPGVLNRFLAMTMKLLPHGFMAQRAAALYEGGLPKEPPVP